In the Helicobacter cetorum MIT 99-5656 genome, ATTGAGATATTTAGCCAACTCAATTTTAGCTTGCTCTATAATTTCTTCTTTATTTGCATTAACGCTGACTTTCAATTCTGCACGCCTTTTGCCATTGATAGTTAATGCTAAAGTTATCGTATCTTCTATTAAGGCGCTCTCATCTATCTCAATGGGCTTAAAATTCTCTCGCTTAAAAAGTCGCTCGCTTAATTCCCAAGCCATATGCGGAATCATAGGTTCTAAAACTTGCAATAATACAAAATACCCTTCGCTTAAAACTTGCTCATTAGTTTGTGCGTTTAGGGCATTTAAAGCCTCCATGCAACTTGCAATCAAAGTATTAAACGCATAAGTGCTTTCTTCTTTATTAAACAATTCATGCGATTTTTTCAAGGCTTCATAGACCTTTTTACGAGCTAGTTTTTCATTCTCATTCAAGCTAATTTCTTTAAACTCAGGCTTAGAAGTTGTAGGCGTGATAGCACTTGCTTTATCAAACAAACGCTTGATAAAGCGGTATGACCCTTCTAGTGCGTTATCATTCCATTCTAACTCTTTAGCCGGAGGAGCCGCAAAAAGAATAAAAAGTCTAGCCGCATCGGCACCATATTTTTTAAGGATTTCTTTAGGGCTAACTACATTACCCTTAGACTTACTCATCTTAGCCCCATCTTTTAACACCATGCCTTGCGTAACAAGCTGTTTAAAAGGCTCATTAAAATCTACATAACCTAAATCTCTTAGAGCCTTAGTAAAAAAGCGAGCGTATAGTAAGTGCAAAATCGCATGCTCAATGCCACCGATATAGGTATCCACTTGCATAAAATACTTCAAATAGTCCTTATCAAACGCCTGATTTTCACGCTTATCTTTTGGGGTTGTATAGCGTAAAAAATACCAGCTAGACTGAATGAAAGTATCCATGGTATCTGTTTCTCTTAGAGCGTCTTTTTGACACTTTGGACATTGTGTAAACTTCCAAGTAGCATGTTTTTCTAAAGGATTACCCTCGCCATCAATAACAATATCTTCAGGTAAAGTTACAGGCAAACGAGTTTCAGGCACAATCCCACAACTCTTGCAATGAATCATAGGAATAGGTGCTCCCCAATATCTTTGGCGACTCACTCCCCAATCTTGTAAGCGATAGTTTGTAACTCTTTTTCCTAGATTTTCTTTTTCAAAATAAGCCATAATCTCTTCTCTAGCCACCGAACTAGAAAGATTACTCCATTCCCCACTATCTTTTAAAATTTCTTCTTGAGTGTGTGGTAAATTTTGAGAGCTTTCAGTGATAACTTTAATAGGAATGTTATAGCAATTAGCAAACTCAAAATCTCTTTCATCGCATGCTGGCACGCCCATTAACGCTCCAGAGCCATAATTGGCTAGAGCAAAATTAGCCACCCAAACAGGAATTTTCTCGCTTGTTAAAGGATGGATTGCATAAATGCCTAAAAACGCCCCTTTTTTCTCTAAAGCTCTTTCTCTTTGACTCGTATTTAAAATCGCTTTTATGGTCTTTAAAGTTTCTTCATCAACTTGTTTAATGGCATGCTCTACTAAGGGGTGTTCTGGAGCTATAGCTATATAAGTAACTCCATAAATAGTGTCTGCTCTTGTAGTAAAGACTTCAATTTCTTTAATTTTGTTACAAGCCTTCAAACTTTCATCAGCGATTTTAAAGCTAAATTGCAACCCGCTAGATTTTCCTATCCAATTTTTTTGCATAAGCAAGACTTGAGCGGGCCAATGATTTTCTAAACTCTCTAAATCTTTTAACAACTCATCTGCATAATGCGTGATTTTCAAGTAATATTGATTGAGTTCTTTTTGAATAACTTCCGTATCACAACGCCAGCACTTCCCATCTACTACTTGCTCGTTGGCTAAAACAGTTTTATCATTAGGACACCAATTAAGCATGGCTTTCTTGCGATAAATGAGTCCTTTTTCCCATAAATCAATGAAAAATTGTTGCTCAAATTTGGTGTAATCAGAATCTGAAGTGGCTAACTCCCTACTTTTAGCAAAAGAAAACCCTAGAGCCTCAAACTCTTTTTGCATGTTCTCAATATTTTGATAAGTCCAAGTTTTAGGATGAATGCCATGCTTAATAGCGGCATTTTCAGCAGGCATTCCAAAAGAATCAAACCCCATAGGGTGTAACACATTGTAGTTATGCAAACGATAATACCGTGCTAAAGCATCGCCAATGGTGTAATTACGCACATGCCCCATGTGGATTTCTCCACTAGGATAAGGCAACATGCTTAAAATGTATTTTTTAGGAAGATTAAAATCGTCCTTAGGTTCAAAGCTCTCATTTTGTTGCCAAAAATCTTGCCATTTCTTTTCTATACTTGCAAAATCCATGATTATCCTTTAGTCTGTTTCGCTTGTTACAACGCTTTCTATCAATAAAAATACCACACAAAAAGCATTACTAATCAAAGCTCCAATCATAAACATGTAAGATAAAGTTAAATTATTTAAAATCTGTAAAAAAACAAATGCCGGTATCAGATGCAACACGGTCGCTAAAGAACTAGCTAATAGCTCTGAAGCAAAGCGTTTACATATTCCAATCTTTAGCGTGATAGAAATAAGATTTAAGGCTAACGCACCAAATAACACGACAATATTTGGCTCATACAAAAACCCTGCAATGGTTGTCAAACTTACAAGACTAAAGAATACATGAATAACCCGACCCCAATCCATAGAAACTCCTTAAACTTGACCGCCTTCATACAAGCGACGCATTTTTTCTTTCTCTTGAGCTTTTTTGATTTTTCTAGCTTCATTGTCATAGTATTTTTCCATATCAAAGCCCAATAATACCGCAACTTTAGGGGCAATAAACATAGAACTATAAGTCCCTACAATCGTGCCTACTAGCATAGGTAATGAGAAGCCAATGATAATCTTGCTCCCAAACACACACAAAATCAACACCACAAAAAACACGGTTAAAGAAGTTAGAAGTGTGCGAGTGAGTGTGCTAGAAATGGCTTCATCAATGGCTTGAGAGACATGCTTAGATTTTTTAGCTAACATCTCTTCTCTAATCCTATCAAAGATAATAATCGTATCATTAATGGAATACCCAATTAAAGTGAGTAGGGCAGCAATCACTTCTAAATTCATATCAATTTTAAATAGTATCACCGAACTAGCCACAATAATAACATCATGCAACAACGCTACAACACTAGCAAGTGCAAAACGCCATTCATAGCGAAAACTCACATAAACCATAATCGCTATCAAAGCTAAAATCAGCGATAGGATTCCCTTTTCTTTTAGCTCACTTCCCACCCTAGGACCCACGGTGTCAAATTTACGGATTTCAAAATCACCACTAGGCTTTAGAATATTAGCCACTATAATGTTTAAGTCTTCGTTTTCAGCTGTTTCTATAAAAGGAAATTTGATTAAAATCTCTTCTTTAGAACCAAATTCACTCACTTGAACGCCCTTGAAACGAGCTTCTTTTTCAAAAAGCTCACGCACTTCTTTAATAGGGGCATTTTGAGCATAACGCACCTGCACCACGCTCCCCCCAGCAAAATCAATCCCTAAAGAAAACCCCTTAAAAAACAAAAGCCCTAATGCCATAAGCACTAAAATAGCCGAAAGAATAACCCCATAATTAGAATAACGCATAAAGCTTAAGACTCTAGCTTGCTTAAATAGTTCCATTAAAATCTCCTAAGCTCTCTTATTCTTTATTCCAAACCAAAAGCAAAGGCTCTTAGTTTGAGAAAGTTTGGGTAAAAGGGCTTGATAAATCCCTTGCGTGCCTACAATGGCAGTGATAATAGATGCCAAAATCCCAATGCCTGTTGTAAGAGCAAAGCCCTTAATTGCTCCTGTACCATAAGCATATAGTAACACCGAAGCGATTAAGGAAGTGATATTAGAATCAAAAATCGCCCTGCTAGCATTAATGTATCCTAAATGAATAGCCTTAGCTATGCTTTCATTTTCTCTTAAAACTTCCCTGATACGCTCATTAATAATGATATTCGCATCTACGGCAATTCCTACGGTTAAAACAATTCCTGCCATTCCGGGTAAAGTCAAGGTTGCTCCAAAAATAGCCATTACAGCTACAATCAAAAAAAGATTAACCACTAACGCTATACAAGCAATCACGCCCGCCATTGAATAATATAACACCATAAAGCCCATAACTAAAATAAAGCCCCCAATTAGAGCGATAATAGAAGTTCTAATGCTGTCTTTTCCTAAACTCGGGCCTACGATTCTTTTCTCTAAAACTTGAATGGGTGCACTCATAGCCCCACTTCTTAAAGCAATCGCTAAATCGCTTGCTTGAGCTACGCTAAAGCTCCCACTAATCTGTCCGCTCCCCCCACCAATGCGTTCTCTAATAACAGGAGCTGAATAGACTTTATTATCCAAAACAATTGCCATGCGTTTGCCTACATTAGCACCTGAAAAATCCCCAAAAATCTTAGCCCCTTGTGCATCTAAGGTAAAGCTCACAACCGGCTGGTTATTTTGGTCATAAACCACTTTAGCATCAGTAAGCATTTCGCCATCTAAAATAGGAATGGCTTTTAATAAAATTTTACCCCCCATTTCTACATCAGGTAATAATACAGCCCCTAATTTTTGAGCTTCTAAATCTGT is a window encoding:
- the leuS gene encoding leucine--tRNA ligase yields the protein MDFASIEKKWQDFWQQNESFEPKDDFNLPKKYILSMLPYPSGEIHMGHVRNYTIGDALARYYRLHNYNVLHPMGFDSFGMPAENAAIKHGIHPKTWTYQNIENMQKEFEALGFSFAKSRELATSDSDYTKFEQQFFIDLWEKGLIYRKKAMLNWCPNDKTVLANEQVVDGKCWRCDTEVIQKELNQYYLKITHYADELLKDLESLENHWPAQVLLMQKNWIGKSSGLQFSFKIADESLKACNKIKEIEVFTTRADTIYGVTYIAIAPEHPLVEHAIKQVDEETLKTIKAILNTSQRERALEKKGAFLGIYAIHPLTSEKIPVWVANFALANYGSGALMGVPACDERDFEFANCYNIPIKVITESSQNLPHTQEEILKDSGEWSNLSSSVAREEIMAYFEKENLGKRVTNYRLQDWGVSRQRYWGAPIPMIHCKSCGIVPETRLPVTLPEDIVIDGEGNPLEKHATWKFTQCPKCQKDALRETDTMDTFIQSSWYFLRYTTPKDKRENQAFDKDYLKYFMQVDTYIGGIEHAILHLLYARFFTKALRDLGYVDFNEPFKQLVTQGMVLKDGAKMSKSKGNVVSPKEILKKYGADAARLFILFAAPPAKELEWNDNALEGSYRFIKRLFDKASAITPTTSKPEFKEISLNENEKLARKKVYEALKKSHELFNKEESTYAFNTLIASCMEALNALNAQTNEQVLSEGYFVLLQVLEPMIPHMAWELSERLFKRENFKPIEIDESALIEDTITLALTINGKRRAELKVSVNANKEEIIEQAKIELAKYLNKASIKKEIYVPKKLVNFVLV
- a CDS encoding DUF6394 family protein; amino-acid sequence: MDWGRVIHVFFSLVSLTTIAGFLYEPNIVVLFGALALNLISITLKIGICKRFASELLASSLATVLHLIPAFVFLQILNNLTLSYMFMIGALISNAFCVVFLLIESVVTSETD
- the secF gene encoding protein translocase subunit SecF, which produces MELFKQARVLSFMRYSNYGVILSAILVLMALGLLFFKGFSLGIDFAGGSVVQVRYAQNAPIKEVRELFEKEARFKGVQVSEFGSKEEILIKFPFIETAENEDLNIIVANILKPSGDFEIRKFDTVGPRVGSELKEKGILSLILALIAIMVYVSFRYEWRFALASVVALLHDVIIVASSVILFKIDMNLEVIAALLTLIGYSINDTIIIFDRIREEMLAKKSKHVSQAIDEAISSTLTRTLLTSLTVFFVVLILCVFGSKIIIGFSLPMLVGTIVGTYSSMFIAPKVAVLLGFDMEKYYDNEARKIKKAQEKEKMRRLYEGGQV
- the secD gene encoding protein translocase subunit SecD, translated to MKLFNTRLIVFILALLFGVGFSLPSLLHIKGPEITLGLDLRGGLNMLLGVQTDIALKNKYLSLASALEYNAKKQNVLLKGVKSGLEGISFELLDEDDATKIDKLLLELQGNSKFEIKKEAEFYQVRLTFLEQEELRKSTILQVIGIIRNRLDQFGLAEPTVIQQGKEEISVQLPGIKTLEEEQRARELISKSAHLQMMAVDEEHNKDAMNMTDLEAQKLGAVLLPDVEMGGKILLKAIPILDGEMLTDAKVVYDQNNQPVVSFTLDAQGAKIFGDFSGANVGKRMAIVLDNKVYSAPVIRERIGGGSGQISGSFSVAQASDLAIALRSGAMSAPIQVLEKRIVGPSLGKDSIRTSIIALIGGFILVMGFMVLYYSMAGVIACIALVVNLFLIVAVMAIFGATLTLPGMAGIVLTVGIAVDANIIINERIREVLRENESIAKAIHLGYINASRAIFDSNITSLIASVLLYAYGTGAIKGFALTTGIGILASIITAIVGTQGIYQALLPKLSQTKSLCFWFGIKNKRA